Genomic window (Nitrospirales bacterium LBB_01):
TGAAGCTAAATGGTTTTAATTTTATCCGTGTTGACATAACATCATGTCTGTTCATATACTTAAAATTATGCAGACACTTGAAAGGGATTTTGACTTAACTGAGATTATCGAAGGAGAGGAAATAATGGGGCCTAGTCCATTTGGGAGACATCAGATGATTATCAGCAATCTGAATTACATTATTCAACACTATGTCAAAGCGAAGCCTATAGGACACGTTTACTTTGCACCGCTTGACGTAATTTTTGAAGAAGAGATTAACAGGTTGCAACCCGATATATTGTTCATACGGAAAGAGAATATGTCAATATTTCAGGACTGGGTTAGAGGCGTGCCTGATATGATATGTGAGGTAGTCTCTCCCGGCACATACGTAAGAGACACTGCCGTCAAAAGAGCGATATATGAAAAATACCGTGTACCTGAGTACTGGATAGTCATACCGGAACTTAGCGCCATTGAAATCCTAATCATTGAAAACAATAAGTATAAAACACATTCCTTTGCAGAAATTGAGGGCGTGGTTACATCTAAAGTTATAGACGGGCTTGAAGTCAATATCAAAGAAGTGTTTGAATAACCGGCAGTTTTAAATTATTAGCTCTCAGTCCCTGCCTTTTTAGTGCATGAAAAATGCTTTCATAACGAGAGATATAACGCCTGCAAGCATTATTCCCATCATCCATTTGATAAGAGTGAGCTCGCCTTCTATCTTTGTCATCCGCTCAATCAGTTTTGATTCAACTCTGAACATATCTTCTGTGGTTACAAGCGATACAGTGCCAGCCTCCTGTGCTTTTAAGACAGCCTCAGACAGACCTTTTGCCTGTTCATCAGAAAAGCCGGAGCCTCTCAATGTTTCTGCAAATCTCAATGTATCAAATGCTACTGGCATACGAGTATTATATAATAATTAAAAAAAAAATTTCAACTCCATTTTTTTCTCTCCTACAGCAGCGCTGCCCCATCGGGAACGTCATATGAACCGCCGCCTAAATAACCGTTGGTGTCTTTGGCTCGGATATATCTTGCCGCCCTGCCCTGCCGGCTGTGTCTGTCTTTGAGTTTACTCTCTATAATGTCGTTTTCCTCATGGGTTATTCCGTATTTTTCTCTATAAACCTTCAAATATTCCATGTATAGGTGCAAATTTCCGTCTATAGTATCAAGATTTTTATCCCACATAGAAGCTTGATATACGCGATACCAAAACCCTCTAACCGGAAGCCACGCAAACCCTGTCTGCATACACCAGTGGAGCCACTCGTGGACATCCCCTAAAATCGGAGTACGGGCTGATTTCTTTATGCTAAACGTTAGATTGGTATTAGCTATTGTTGCAACAGCGTGACGAAAACTGCTTACCAGAGACAGTCGGGATGCCTCCTTCCCGGAAATTACACACGCCCGCTTAAAAAACGGCATCCGATACCCACAGCTGCCGTCTTCATAAATCATATCCCAGTGAAATGTTACTATTGGCGCATTTTGACTTCTTAACACATTTAGTGCTAACCCATAAAACAGAGGTTCAACTAAGTCGTCATCGCTCATCTCGTGAAAAAACTGTCCCTCTATTACACCACGCTCATAAAAAAAATCCATCGCACGGCTGTTCCTTTCAATCTCCGCTCCCTCAAGATATTCTAATACTTTATAATCTGGTAAAATCAGATTTTCTCTGTTTTCATCAAGAAACACTCTAACATCCTCACTGAGCACACACACTATAACCTGCGTGGAAAAACACGCCGGTACACACGATAGCGACACTCGCACACTTTCTAACGCTTCTTTAAGATACGCACTTCTAAAAGCGTTAACAAATACCGTTAAATCTTTCTTCGTCTTCATTACCGCTTACAAGCCATGATACAAACTTTTCAGAAAAACAAAGCGCCTGCTCAACCTGACGGTCATAAAATTGCTGAGATAGCGCCTCTTTCTTTTTACCCATCGAATTTAACACCGTATCAATTAGCTGGGTCTCAGATGATACCCACTTCATAAGACCCACATCCATTAGAAACTTGTCATAGTGGCTGACAAAAGAGCGGGTTGACACTGTGGGAGTGCCAAAAAAAGTTGACTCCACGTTTATCGTGCCGCCTCCTCCGATAAAAAGGTCGCAGTAGGCAAGAAGATGCTGAATTTTTATTTTGTTTTCTAGCACATAGGCAAACGGGAAAAGAGTTTTCAAATAATCCAGCTCATATCGGGGCACGATTATTATATTTGCCTCTGTTTTTTTGTATATCTCAGGCAGCGCTCTATATAAAAGAGGATACTGCTTATCAACGTAAGAGGCTTTGTATTCCTCCTCACGCACGACTATTACAGGTTTTTTAGAGTCAGCGCCTATGGAGTTTAAAATCCCCTTATAGACGTTTATATCCTGTTTAAAATCACAAAGCCATAAGACAGGGTCAATAAATTCGTATGAATACACTTGTGCCTTCTCAAGTGAAAATCTGGTAAATATATCATCCGGCACCATGAAGGGTTTAAACACATGAGCAGAAAGCGGAAGCGTTAAACGAGCCTGAGGAAGTGCTTTTAAAAAATTGCTTGTGTGGTCAGATAGCGGTATGTCGTAAAAATTCACAATTGGAATTTTAAGTCCAAATGCTACACGGTTAGCATCCACCGAACACAGGCAGACCAGCTTTTCCACCTTTTGGGCAGCATCGGCGATTTCGGCATCCATACCGGCAATGGTTTCCATAAAATCCATCTGCCTAAGCAGAGAGGCATGAAGTTTTCCCTTCAACTCCCCCCCGCCAAATTTCCCAACACTCCGATACTTTATCTCATACAAGTCTAAAAGCTCAGTGGTTTCAGTGTAATCATCCCCTTGCCGTGAGGTTACAAATGTTTCAATGCCTTTTTGGTACAGCTTTTCTATTATCTTACGAAAGAACATCACACTTTTTGGTGTTGCAAGATCAATCCATATCGCCCTACCCATTGTCCCACCAGGGAACAAGAGGGATTAAGTCATTTTCGTCAAACACAAAACCGTATTTCTTATCGTAATCCTTAAGTCCGTGCGCCGGCACAGATGGCTCTATGATTTTTGCCTTCAGTGCGCACGTATAAAGGCACTTGCTTTTGCAGCCGCCCTTCTCTATTGTTGCAAGAACATTTGAGGCAGTCTCAGACTCCAACACGGCATCCAGTGAGCCAGCCTCTCTGATGTTTCCCATCCTAAGTTCCGGCAACCACAAAAGACACGGATACACGCTACCGTAGGGATCAATGTCTATAGAGCGGCGTCCCATGTAGCAGTCAAAGCGCACAGGCTCATTCTCCCAGATAGCCCGCTGCCAATAATACTTTGAAGCATAGCGGCTTTTGTCAAAACCAATCTCTGCAAGCCGCCTGTAAATCTCCTGCCTAATCTCTTTTGGCGGCACGAAGTCATTTAGGGAAAGCTCTCGGTTTGTTAAATTATCAATAGAGTTTTTAAATCTGTCAGGATTAAACCGCCCAAAACCCATATAGAGTCCAACACCGAGGCTCTTTGCAAATTCATAAACCCAATTGATTAGATGATAGTTTTCCACATAAATTGTAAACTGAAAACGCACCACCATTCCTGGTATTGCCCTAAGTCTTTTTGCAGTCTCAACCGCCTTTGCAAATCCATCCTTATACAGGCGGATTTTCCCATAAGTCTTGTCATCGCCATCCAGCGATATATCAAGTCTGTAGAGTGGAAACCGAGAGGTCACATACCTTGCCGTTTCCTCATGCAAGTCAGGGTACCAGCCACTAATCGGCGTGTCTATTACGGTATCAGGCAGGTACTTATGGATTGAATCAACCGCTTTGATATATGTCGGACTTTTATGAGGCTCACCACCGGTTAGATGAACTTTCTTTATTGACAGGTGTTTAGATGAGAATAACAAATCCAACTCATGAGATTTCAACTCATCCTGGCGCTTATCCTGAAGTTTCCAGATGGAGCAGTATCGGCAGTGGCCAGGGCAAAACTCGGTTAGAGTGTATGATATATCATCAATGCTATATTTACTTTCCATCCAATGTAACCTTATTTTTTAATTCCTCAACAGACGCAGCGTCTTTTATGATATTCTTTATTTTCTCCAGCTTTTCTATGTTATTTATGTTATAAAGAAAATTCATAAGAGAAACACCCTCTGAGCCAAACTTAATATCAAGGGACAACTGAATTCCCTCCAATAATCCCTCAAGTTTCCCCTCAAGTTTTCCCTCAAATTTACCCTTTTCAATTCCCTTTCTCATTCCCTGTCTATACCTTACATCTTGTTCGATATCATATACCAATGCCATTTCATTTACCTCCTCACTTACTTTTTCATGTAAACCCCTAAGCTGTGACAAAACCTCCAACTGCCTTATATACTTTGAACGTTTAGCCTCCTCAACCACAATTTCCTTTATTCTGGTTAACAGATGCCTTATTACTATTGTAGCATCTTTTGACGCAAAATCACATAGAATAGCTATTACTATCTCCTCAGGTGTATCGGCATTCATAAATTGCTCACAATCTATTGTCCTAAAGTCTATTATGTCATACTCGTAAGTTATTTTATCTTCACGGATATAGTTTTTCATTCTTAGAGGTTCTTTGCCGATATAAAATAGAATCTGTTTTATCGGCTTTTTGTACTTCTCACTGCCATAAAGCCGATACCGGAGCATCCTATAAGGCATTGGCTTGTAATTATCTGCCTGAAATTCGATATGCTGTATAAAAGAGCTGCCGTCATGCAGTGTTATGTCAAGTAAAAAGTCAGCCTCCCTCTCGTCAGTGACCTGTAATTTAGTGTCTAATTGAGTTATGTTTACAGCTTTTATCCCTAAGAGTTTTTCCAGTAAAACATAAACCACCTCTTTAAGGCTCTCTTTAAATATCTTATCGTATTGATTTGGCATATTTAATAAGTAATCAGATAGGTGACTCAGTTTTAGTTAATACACAGAACCGCCGATAAAGTGGCAGTACTTACAGTTTATCCCATACGTACAGTTACCGGCCCATTTTGGCTCCGCTCCATCTATCTCAGTTAGATACTGTTTGGCTGCCCTGTGACAGGGATTTAACTTTAAACATTCTTCAAGGTGTTGCCGTTGCTTATTTAGCGTGTATAGGTGAAAGTGAGCGCCTGAGACCAATTTCTTATTAAAACACTCGGCTGTAACACGCTTAAACATCTCTTCTGCCCTTTCAGCGCTAATACTTTTTACTCTCGTAACGCTGTTGTAGTAATCTGTCCAGCCTCTTTTGCTCCGTATGGTTTTAAATTGCTTTAGCTCGTCTATTTCAAGCAGAGTTGGAATGTAATCAGCCCACTTCTTTGCAAAATATGTTGAATCTGCTATAAAGGTGCCCCAGTAGGACGGGTTTTTTCTGCGATAGTATTGATAATTGTGGATTATCTCCAAATCAAGCACACATGCCACCTTTTTACACATCTGCCATGCCTGCATACAGATATCCAGATCATGCTGGTATTTGTTAAATTTATCGTCAAAATAGAAACTCTTACAATCCCTTACAAAAAGTAGAGCGCTACAGAGTGTGGGCATGTAGGCAGCACCGTTTTTTATATTATCAGGGTCAAGCATCTGATCGGTAAAAAGCCACGAAAGCCCGTCACTGTCTATCCATATCCCATCGTGGTTAGGTTCGCCGCTTTCAAACACGTGGCGGCAACCTACAATGTCAGCGTTAAGTGCATTAGATACATCATAAACCCTCTCTAACCATCCGCTTTCGTAGATTTCCACGTCATCATCCAGAAAAACCACATTCATACTGCGTTCAGCAGCATATCTAAGAAGACGGTTCATGATGGTTGGATGATTAAAGCTGCCGTCAAAGTTATTGTCCAGAAGGATAAACTCCGCACGGGTTAAATCAGTGGCCTTAACTGATCTAACTGCCCGCCTTGTTATCAGACGGTTGTAGTTAGGGGTGCACATCACTATAAGCGTGTCTTTTTTCATAGGCTCACGTCAGAAGATGGCACTTTCTGCAGTCCACGTACATATTGCAGTTAAATTTTTTGCTTTTGTCTCCAAGTTTTTCCTTTAAAAGCGCTTTTGCCTTTTGATGACACGGATTATATTTAAGACAGTTTTCAAGATGAGACAGTTTTCCTTCTAACTGATATAGGTGGAAGAAACTCTCCGACTTGTACTTTTCATTTATGCTATCAGTCGCCACTTTTGTAAACAAACTGACAGAGAGTTCCTTATCAACCGTTTTCAGCCGCTCGGCACGTATAAAGAAATGCTCATACGTCATGTGTCTCCATGTAACGGTATCAGAAAACTCCTTAAATCTTATAAGCTCAGGAATTTCTAAAAGTTCAGGGATATAAGCTGCCCATTTAGTTGAAAAATGGCTGGAATCATTGTGAAACGTATCCCAAAAGGTTGGATTTTTAAGTTCATAGTATTTAAGGTTATGAATGATTTTCATGTCAAGAGCACATGCAACTTTAGAGCCCAGCTGCCACGCCTGAAGACAGATATCAATGTCATGGTGATACTTTTTGTAATTAACATCAAAGTAATATTTAGCGGGATTTTTCACAAACATCACAGCACTGCAAAGCCCGGGCACATAGACTGCTCCGTTAGTCACATACTTTGGCTCCATTACAAGATCATAGTACATCCACGTGCCGGTCTGCCTGCAGACAAATATACCCTCGTGATTTGGCTCTCCGCCTTCATATGTGTGCACTGAGCTTACTATATCAGCTCCCATAGTCTCTGACACCTCATGAAGGCGCTCTATCCAGTTATAGTCATAGACCTCGATGTCATCGTCAAGGAATATGACAGTTTTTCCGGTTTCTGCCCCATACTTCAGCATCCTGTTCATAACCGTGGGATGATGAAAACTCCTGTCGTAGTTATTGTCCAGAACGATAAACTCCGTCCTCTCTAAATTAGTCTCCTTAACGGAACCGATAGCGCGCATGGAAATCATGCGGTTTACCGTTGGAGCGCACATCACAACAATCGTATCTTTCATTTTCATAACATTAAAGTCATATAGTTAGAGTTACTCATCAACTATTTTTTTCTGTGTTCTGATAAAAAATGTTGGGTCTTTTATGAAATCCCCATCGTAAGGAATCACCTCATCGGTACCAAAGCGCCCCGCATACTGATTGGCAATCCCGTCACATATAAATCCAAGGGCACAGAAGCGGCACTTATCGCATTGCTCAAACGCAGTGCGTCTAAACTTGTGCGCCTCTAAGATGTGCAGATCCTCTTCTTTATCTATAAGGCATCTAATACCATCAGAGGTCTTAGGAGACGGGTTTCTGGTCTTATCGGAAAACCAACTGCAAAAGTCCCACTCATGGTGGTCGTAGCTAAGCTGAGGATAATTGTAGCACTTGTTTTCATGGCCCCTCATCATGCAAAATGGTAAATACCGGACATTGGCTTCAAGACCAACCTCATCACAGTAATCCAGCGCTTCACGTAAGTATGGGCTTATATCGGTGTGACGCGCCTGAAAATCTATGTCCATCTTAAGAGTCCAGCCCTCAAAGGGATTATAGCTGATGAAATTAATCACGCGCCCGCCGTGCTGGTAACTAAATGTGGCAATGTCCTTTAACTGGGTCTTATTTACCGCAGTCATTGTGCAATTAACCCGCCACTTAATGTCATACTTTTGGAAATTTTCTACTGCCGATATCACATGTTTCCAGCCGTCTTTCGACTTTGTTAGGAAGTCATAAGTCTCACCGATTGCATGCACCGAGCATAGAAAATCATAAACTCCGGCGTCTTTTAGTTTAAGCAGAGTTTCAACATTTGCTAAGGCTCTCATATTACTTATCAGTGAGGGTTTTAGACCTATATCGTTACAGTATTTCACTAGATCAAGTATGTGGGGATAAATTGTCGGTTCGCCCCCTGTAATGTCAACCCATTCGTTTTTATACTCAGTTCTGTACAAATAGGCATCAGCCTTACACTCCTCAAGTGTGTGCCAATTTTTTGCCGGAGTGTGCGCATAGTAGCAAAATATACACTTAATATTACACAGGTAACCCACATAGAGCACTGCCCTTTTGGTAAGTTTCCGCTCGTTTGTCGTTATTAATTTATCAGATGGCTTTATCTGAAGATTTCCAGTTTCATAGTGTGTTTCTTTAGATATTATGGTTGAACCAGTTAATTTTACATCAGAACTATGTGTTACTAAGCCATCAAATCCGATAACTGTTTTTGTATCATAGCTTGCTCCGAGAATCTCTTTGAGGTATTTTCTTATCTCCATTTCACGCGCTATCGGGGTAATCACAATTGTGTCAAAATCATTTATTGAGTCTTTCAGGCTCTCCGGCTTAACTACGGTAGTGCCATAGAAAGGTTTGCCGCAAAGGTCATCATTTCTATCAACTACAAGTTTAAGACTGTCACCAAGCAGCGGGGCAAGCGCATTTGACACTGTTCCAGCGCCATAGAGGGCTATGTTCTTTTTATTTTTTGATGCACTAGCTAACTCAAGAATGCTTAGTATAAAAGTGGTTAGATTATGCTGCTTATACAGGGGAT
Coding sequences:
- a CDS encoding DUF354 domain-containing protein codes for the protein MGRAIWIDLATPKSVMFFRKIIEKLYQKGIETFVTSRQGDDYTETTELLDLYEIKYRSVGKFGGGELKGKLHASLLRQMDFMETIAGMDAEIADAAQKVEKLVCLCSVDANRVAFGLKIPIVNFYDIPLSDHTSNFLKALPQARLTLPLSAHVFKPFMVPDDIFTRFSLEKAQVYSYEFIDPVLWLCDFKQDINVYKGILNSIGADSKKPVIVVREEEYKASYVDKQYPLLYRALPEIYKKTEANIIIVPRYELDYLKTLFPFAYVLENKIKIQHLLAYCDLFIGGGGTINVESTFFGTPTVSTRSFVSHYDKFLMDVGLMKWVSSETQLIDTVLNSMGKKKEALSQQFYDRQVEQALCFSEKFVSWLVSGNEDEERFNGIC
- a CDS encoding radical SAM protein, whose product is MESKYSIDDISYTLTEFCPGHCRYCSIWKLQDKRQDELKSHELDLLFSSKHLSIKKVHLTGGEPHKSPTYIKAVDSIHKYLPDTVIDTPISGWYPDLHEETARYVTSRFPLYRLDISLDGDDKTYGKIRLYKDGFAKAVETAKRLRAIPGMVVRFQFTIYVENYHLINWVYEFAKSLGVGLYMGFGRFNPDRFKNSIDNLTNRELSLNDFVPPKEIRQEIYRRLAEIGFDKSRYASKYYWQRAIWENEPVRFDCYMGRRSIDIDPYGSVYPCLLWLPELRMGNIREAGSLDAVLESETASNVLATIEKGGCKSKCLYTCALKAKIIEPSVPAHGLKDYDKKYGFVFDENDLIPLVPWWDNG
- a CDS encoding radical SAM protein, which produces MRKTYEIRIALAMPLSNEPTAEDIVKIHDLYAAMSHFFSYECRCFWHFDTDPIKCRQEIMKAELIEDFNYGMDYLFWAPDLNSINVPLMWEMIKRIDAEPLTGLYTVSKDTGKLSVLAVCNEIIVRFNRKYGLNGWFRTENNNGDDNPDAAFLENLTALGDTILPHEKKTQVTTHVPALRIPAVVNYLPKFHPRAHPLYKQHNLTTFILSILELASASKNKKNIALYGAGTVSNALAPLLGDSLKLVVDRNDDLCGKPFYGTTVVKPESLKDSINDFDTIVITPIAREMEIRKYLKEILGASYDTKTVIGFDGLVTHSSDVKLTGSTIISKETHYETGNLQIKPSDKLITTNERKLTKRAVLYVGYLCNIKCIFCYYAHTPAKNWHTLEECKADAYLYRTEYKNEWVDITGGEPTIYPHILDLVKYCNDIGLKPSLISNMRALANVETLLKLKDAGVYDFLCSVHAIGETYDFLTKSKDGWKHVISAVENFQKYDIKWRVNCTMTAVNKTQLKDIATFSYQHGGRVINFISYNPFEGWTLKMDIDFQARHTDISPYLREALDYCDEVGLEANVRYLPFCMMRGHENKCYNYPQLSYDHHEWDFCSWFSDKTRNPSPKTSDGIRCLIDKEEDLHILEAHKFRRTAFEQCDKCRFCALGFICDGIANQYAGRFGTDEVIPYDGDFIKDPTFFIRTQKKIVDE
- a CDS encoding Uma2 family endonuclease, translating into MSVHILKIMQTLERDFDLTEIIEGEEIMGPSPFGRHQMIISNLNYIIQHYVKAKPIGHVYFAPLDVIFEEEINRLQPDILFIRKENMSIFQDWVRGVPDMICEVVSPGTYVRDTAVKRAIYEKYRVPEYWIVIPELSAIEILIIENNKYKTHSFAEIEGVVTSKVIDGLEVNIKEVFE